A part of Solibacillus sp. FSL H8-0538 genomic DNA contains:
- the fliP gene encoding flagellar type III secretion system pore protein FliP (The bacterial flagellar biogenesis protein FliP forms a type III secretion system (T3SS)-type pore required for flagellar assembly.): MTDFISIFSESDPTNVATSVKLLILLTVLSLAPSILILMTSFARIVIVLSFTRTALATQQMPPNQVIIGLALFLTFFIMAPTFQEVNEQALQPLFDEEIGLEEAYEKASLPFKQFMSKHTRQKDLELFLEYNQAERPESIEDIPLTMLVPAFALSEIKTAFQMGFMIFIPFLVIDMVVASVLMSMGMMMLPPVMISLPFKILLFILVDGWYLVMKSLLQSF, translated from the coding sequence ATGACAGATTTTATCTCAATCTTTTCTGAAAGCGATCCGACGAATGTTGCTACATCTGTGAAGCTATTAATATTGCTAACAGTCCTTTCATTAGCGCCTAGCATTTTAATATTAATGACCTCGTTTGCACGAATCGTCATCGTATTGTCATTTACACGTACAGCGCTGGCGACACAACAAATGCCGCCAAACCAAGTGATCATTGGTTTAGCGCTGTTTTTGACATTTTTCATCATGGCGCCTACTTTCCAGGAAGTAAATGAACAAGCGCTACAGCCGCTATTCGACGAGGAAATTGGGCTAGAGGAAGCATATGAAAAAGCTTCCCTGCCATTCAAGCAGTTCATGTCCAAGCATACAAGGCAAAAGGACTTGGAGTTGTTCCTAGAATACAATCAGGCGGAACGACCAGAATCGATTGAAGATATTCCTTTAACGATGCTTGTTCCTGCTTTTGCATTAAGTGAAATTAAAACAGCATTTCAGATGGGTTTTATGATCTTTATTCCGTTTTTAGTCATTGATATGGTTGTCGCAAGTGTACTAATGTCGATGGGGATGATGATGCTACCACCAGTAATGATTTCACTGCCATTTAAAATTTTATTATTTATACTCGTCGACGGCTGGTATTTAGTAATGAAATCGTTACTTCAAAGTTTTTAG
- the fliQ gene encoding flagellar biosynthesis protein FliQ, whose product MTQEMVISIAETAIYNILIVSGPLLLIALGVGLAVSIFQATTSIQEQTLAFVPKIVAVLVGLVFFGPFMISMMTSYFHDILNNLVRYIG is encoded by the coding sequence ATGACACAGGAAATGGTCATTTCAATTGCAGAAACCGCGATTTATAACATTCTTATCGTTTCAGGACCGTTATTATTAATTGCACTGGGAGTAGGATTAGCCGTAAGTATATTTCAGGCGACAACGTCTATCCAGGAACAAACGCTTGCATTCGTTCCAAAAATCGTTGCAGTCCTTGTCGGATTAGTATTTTTTGGCCCATTTATGATTTCGATGATGACGAGTTATTTTCACGATATATTAAATAATTTAGTTCGATATATTGGGTGA
- the flhF gene encoding flagellar biosynthesis protein FlhF has protein sequence MKMKKYNAPSIAEAMKLIRADLGDDAVILNSKVVVTKKLFGFIKHKTFEVVAGIDRAEKKRSFSSFSDIQPIPMPVQPPIVQQQVEMVSGREQDGSMLTSDLKKEIADLKSIMQSMQRMSTQSHYPDELLPFVDFLKQQELGEELITAISDELFVHFKNNEAKLQFEDMRIVAQKYLAARMENLPITGLSYEKKYINVLGPTGVGKTTTIAKMAARSVLEKKKKIGFITTDTYRIAAIEQLKTYAGLLQAPVEIVYNASDYKSAIEKLAHLDLIFIDTAGRNYKEAKYVDELQKLINFNEEAESYLVLSLTAKEKDLDTIIDQFEQVPIEKFIFTKLDETNSIGTMFNLMIKYNKGLAYYTNGQEVPEDIEQPNLESLFELFFQGEVK, from the coding sequence ATGAAAATGAAGAAGTATAATGCACCTTCGATTGCAGAAGCTATGAAATTAATTCGTGCAGATCTTGGCGACGATGCGGTCATTTTAAATTCGAAAGTGGTAGTGACGAAAAAGCTTTTTGGATTTATTAAGCATAAAACCTTTGAGGTTGTAGCGGGGATTGATCGTGCTGAAAAAAAGCGGTCTTTCTCGTCGTTTTCAGACATTCAACCGATTCCTATGCCAGTGCAACCGCCAATTGTGCAGCAACAAGTAGAAATGGTGTCAGGCCGCGAACAAGACGGTTCTATGCTAACATCCGATTTGAAAAAAGAAATTGCGGATTTAAAATCAATCATGCAATCTATGCAGCGTATGTCGACACAATCACATTATCCTGATGAACTCTTACCCTTTGTCGATTTTTTAAAACAACAAGAACTTGGAGAGGAGCTTATCACAGCAATTAGTGATGAGCTTTTTGTGCATTTTAAAAATAATGAGGCGAAACTGCAATTTGAAGATATGCGGATTGTCGCTCAAAAGTACTTAGCTGCTCGTATGGAAAATCTACCAATTACAGGATTGTCTTACGAAAAAAAATATATTAATGTACTAGGTCCGACAGGGGTGGGCAAAACGACGACGATTGCGAAGATGGCCGCCCGCTCTGTATTAGAAAAGAAGAAAAAAATAGGCTTTATTACGACGGATACATATCGAATTGCAGCGATTGAGCAACTTAAGACGTATGCGGGATTACTACAGGCACCTGTTGAAATTGTGTATAATGCATCCGATTATAAATCGGCCATTGAAAAGTTAGCGCATTTAGATTTAATTTTTATTGATACAGCCGGTCGTAATTATAAAGAAGCAAAGTATGTCGACGAATTACAGAAATTAATTAATTTTAATGAAGAAGCAGAGTCGTATTTGGTGCTATCGTTAACTGCAAAGGAAAAAGATTTAGATACAATCATTGACCAGTTTGAACAAGTTCCAATTGAAAAGTTCATATTTACGAAACTAGATGAGACAAATTCTATTGGCACTATGTTTAATTTAATGATTAAATATAATAAAGGACTTGCCTACTATACAAATGGTCAAGAAGTACCAGAAGATATAGAGCAGCCAAATCTAGAAAGTTTATTTGAATTGTTCTTTCAAGGAGAAGTTAAATGA
- the fliR gene encoding flagellar biosynthetic protein FliR, whose translation MNELIPNISILLLIFVRVSAFFVSVPLFSYRTIPPQMRIALAFVLSWMMYYTFNVEAFAFDGNYILLILKEAITGLTIGLTAMMVMSAVQIAGGFIDFQMGFAMANIIDPQTGAQTPLMGQFFNFLVLLVLLAINGHHLILDGIFYSYQFIPIDQVFPNFGDQNTVEFMMKLFVAVFAIAFQMSAPIIATLFLVTLALGITGKTVPQMNIFVIGFPIKIAVGFLVLFITMGLMVKVMQSLIEMMILAMRNLMIILGGA comes from the coding sequence ATGAATGAACTAATACCCAATATATCGATTCTATTATTAATTTTCGTACGGGTTTCTGCATTTTTTGTATCAGTCCCTCTTTTTTCTTATCGTACCATACCACCACAAATGCGAATTGCCTTAGCGTTTGTACTATCTTGGATGATGTACTATACGTTTAATGTCGAGGCCTTTGCGTTTGACGGTAATTACATATTACTTATTTTAAAAGAAGCCATAACAGGATTAACGATTGGTTTAACTGCGATGATGGTAATGTCAGCCGTACAAATTGCTGGGGGCTTTATCGACTTCCAGATGGGCTTTGCGATGGCTAATATTATCGATCCACAAACAGGTGCCCAAACGCCTTTAATGGGTCAATTTTTCAATTTCTTAGTCCTACTTGTGCTACTGGCAATTAATGGACATCATTTGATTTTAGATGGCATTTTTTATAGCTATCAATTTATACCAATTGATCAAGTCTTCCCGAATTTCGGGGATCAAAATACGGTTGAATTTATGATGAAATTATTTGTCGCAGTATTTGCAATCGCATTTCAAATGTCAGCTCCAATAATTGCAACGTTATTTTTAGTTACGCTTGCCTTAGGGATTACAGGAAAGACGGTGCCACAAATGAATATTTTTGTCATTGGTTTTCCTATTAAAATTGCTGTAGGGTTCCTCGTTTTATTTATTACAATGGGCCTAATGGTTAAAGTTATGCAAAGTTTAATTGAAATGATGATTCTTGCAATGCGCAATTTGATGATCATTTTAGGTGGTGCGTAA
- a CDS encoding flagellar biosynthetic protein FliO, translating to MHVKKSLRVGMVFALLVVIALFVPSQSSVFASANNGMISDECLKNPNQCQESNITDAEAEQPESASVSIGPWEYIKILLSLVFVLALLIMVLKFLNKRNLNYQQNSIVRNIGGLSVGAQKSVQLLHIGNSLYVVGVGEDVRLLKEIASPEEVEQILNYYNDKQGNASTSPYIVELFSKFKSNKDVSENPKFNTMFNERINEIKRERSDELERWKEQENDKQ from the coding sequence ATGCATGTAAAAAAATCATTGCGAGTTGGCATGGTTTTTGCATTACTTGTAGTTATCGCTTTATTCGTGCCATCACAATCATCTGTGTTTGCTTCAGCAAATAACGGAATGATTAGTGATGAATGTTTGAAAAACCCGAATCAATGCCAAGAAAGTAATATAACAGATGCCGAAGCAGAACAACCTGAATCGGCATCTGTTAGTATAGGGCCTTGGGAGTACATAAAAATTCTTTTATCGCTTGTATTCGTCCTTGCGTTACTAATTATGGTTCTGAAGTTTTTGAACAAACGCAACTTAAACTATCAGCAGAACAGTATTGTTCGTAATATTGGTGGTTTATCAGTCGGCGCACAAAAATCGGTTCAGCTATTACATATCGGTAATAGTTTATATGTCGTTGGTGTAGGCGAAGATGTTCGTCTGCTAAAAGAAATTGCAAGCCCTGAAGAAGTGGAGCAAATCTTGAATTATTACAATGACAAGCAAGGAAATGCATCAACATCGCCATATATTGTCGAGTTGTTTAGTAAATTTAAATCTAATAAAGATGTTTCTGAAAATCCGAAGTTTAACACGATGTTTAATGAGCGTATTAACGAAATTAAACGAGAGCGTAGTGATGAACTGGAACGTTGGAAAGAACAGGAGAACGATAAACAATGA
- the fliY gene encoding flagellar motor switch phosphatase FliY — MSDQMLSQEEIEALLRGETLEDKSNDTTAIDDDFINIEDYLSPLEQDALGEVGNISFGSSATALSALLGQKVDITTPSLSMINRNRLEQEFPHPYVAIQVEYTVGLIGMNLLVIKQSDAAIIADLMLGGDGLNPKPELSEIQLSAVQEAMNQMMGSAATSMSTVFNQKVDISPPSIDLMNISLGEGRDNIPDDDLLVKVSFRLRIGDLIDSNLMQLLPLNFSQKIVKSLMGGVEDEAAATATAPMPAPPVQAPPQAAPIQQQMQPPMPQQPMYEQPMYQQQPMYQQQTFAMPQQPPQQPVNVQQAQFASFESPSISQVEARNLNMLLDIPLQVTVELGRTKRSVKEILELSSGSIIELDKLAGEPVDILVNSRLIAKGEVVVIDENFGVRITDILSQADRLNNLR, encoded by the coding sequence ATGAGTGATCAAATGCTCTCCCAAGAAGAAATAGAGGCTCTATTAAGGGGCGAGACGTTGGAGGATAAATCTAACGATACAACGGCGATTGATGATGATTTCATAAATATTGAAGATTATTTAAGTCCACTAGAGCAAGATGCACTAGGCGAGGTAGGAAATATCTCATTTGGTAGTTCGGCTACTGCACTTTCTGCATTATTAGGGCAAAAAGTCGATATTACAACACCAAGCTTATCGATGATTAATCGCAATCGATTAGAACAAGAGTTTCCACATCCTTATGTAGCAATCCAGGTAGAATATACAGTTGGATTAATTGGCATGAACTTGCTAGTGATTAAACAATCCGATGCTGCAATTATTGCAGATTTAATGTTAGGGGGGGATGGATTAAATCCCAAGCCTGAGTTAAGTGAGATTCAACTAAGTGCTGTACAAGAAGCAATGAATCAAATGATGGGTTCAGCTGCTACTTCTATGTCAACAGTATTCAATCAAAAAGTAGATATTTCTCCACCGTCTATCGATTTAATGAATATTTCGCTAGGTGAAGGTCGCGATAATATTCCAGATGATGACTTATTAGTGAAAGTTTCATTCCGTTTACGCATTGGTGATTTGATAGATTCAAATTTAATGCAATTATTACCTTTAAACTTTAGTCAAAAGATAGTAAAGTCATTAATGGGGGGAGTAGAAGATGAGGCTGCTGCAACGGCAACAGCACCGATGCCAGCACCGCCTGTCCAAGCCCCACCTCAAGCGGCACCAATTCAACAACAAATGCAACCACCGATGCCACAGCAACCAATGTATGAGCAACCGATGTATCAACAGCAACCAATGTATCAGCAACAGACTTTTGCAATGCCACAGCAACCACCGCAACAGCCTGTTAATGTACAACAAGCGCAATTTGCTAGCTTTGAATCTCCGAGTATTTCGCAGGTGGAAGCCCGCAATTTAAATATGCTTTTAGATATTCCTTTACAAGTAACGGTTGAACTTGGTCGTACTAAGCGCTCTGTAAAAGAAATTCTAGAGTTATCGAGTGGTTCAATTATCGAGTTAGATAAACTAGCTGGTGAGCCGGTAGATATTTTAGTAAATAGTCGCTTAATCGCAAAAGGTGAAGTAGTTGTTATTGATGAGAACTTCGGTGTTCGTATCACAGATATTTTAAGCCAGGCAGATCGCTTGAATAATTTACGATAG
- a CDS encoding response regulator has product MSKRILIVDDAAFMRMMIKDILTKNGFEVVGEAADGVQAVEKYNELRPDLVTMDITMPEMDGIAALKAIKTNHPSATVIMCSAMGQQAMVIDAIQAGAKDFIVKPFQADRVIEAIQKALG; this is encoded by the coding sequence ATGTCTAAAAGGATTTTAATTGTTGACGATGCAGCATTCATGCGCATGATGATTAAGGATATTTTAACGAAAAATGGATTTGAAGTTGTTGGTGAAGCAGCTGACGGTGTTCAAGCAGTAGAGAAATACAATGAATTACGTCCTGATTTAGTAACGATGGATATTACAATGCCTGAAATGGATGGCATTGCAGCATTAAAAGCAATTAAAACAAATCACCCGTCTGCTACAGTTATTATGTGTTCAGCAATGGGGCAACAAGCAATGGTAATTGACGCAATTCAAGCTGGAGCAAAAGATTTTATCGTGAAGCCTTTCCAAGCAGACCGCGTAATTGAAGCAATCCAAAAAGCTTTAGGTTGA
- the flhB gene encoding flagellar biosynthesis protein FlhB codes for MKLLLTLDIQFFAGEKTEKATPKKRGDARKKGQVLKSQDVTAAILLLLMFVFLFFAGPIMLNGIFGFLLQAFQKNILIETLTAETVMEMYSETLKEMGRIVLPIMVVAVVAGIGANYLQFGLLFTTETLKFDLKKMDPIKGVKKIISVRAIINLIKSLLKVAFLGTVTTAVIWMNLEDVLSLALHSPWESLTTVAYLSGIMGIAASLMLLVIALLDYMYEKFEFEKQLKMSKQDLKDEHKNSEGDPLIKSKIKQRQREMAMRRMMQEVPSADVVITNPTHYAIALKYDENSMDAPRVVAKGTDFIAQKIKLIAKENDIILVENRPLARAMYDQVEIGETVPEEFFKAVAEILAYVYRIKRKI; via the coding sequence ATGAAACTATTATTAACACTCGACATCCAGTTTTTTGCGGGTGAAAAGACGGAAAAAGCGACTCCTAAAAAAAGAGGCGATGCACGGAAAAAAGGGCAAGTATTAAAAAGCCAAGACGTTACTGCTGCAATTTTACTATTACTTATGTTTGTTTTTTTATTTTTCGCGGGGCCAATTATGCTAAATGGGATTTTTGGATTCCTCTTGCAAGCCTTTCAGAAAAATATATTAATAGAAACCTTAACTGCTGAAACCGTAATGGAAATGTATAGTGAAACCCTTAAAGAGATGGGGAGGATTGTACTGCCAATTATGGTTGTTGCTGTTGTTGCAGGTATTGGAGCGAACTATTTGCAGTTTGGCCTATTATTCACAACTGAAACATTAAAATTTGATTTAAAAAAAATGGACCCTATTAAAGGGGTTAAAAAAATAATCTCCGTGAGAGCCATTATTAATTTAATAAAATCATTATTAAAAGTAGCCTTTCTCGGTACCGTTACGACAGCGGTTATTTGGATGAATTTAGAAGATGTGTTGTCGCTTGCACTTCATAGTCCGTGGGAATCATTGACGACGGTCGCCTATTTATCTGGCATTATGGGGATCGCTGCTTCACTAATGCTTCTAGTTATCGCATTACTCGACTATATGTATGAAAAATTCGAATTCGAAAAGCAGTTGAAAATGTCGAAGCAGGACCTTAAAGATGAACATAAAAATTCGGAAGGTGACCCATTAATCAAGTCGAAAATAAAACAACGGCAACGAGAAATGGCGATGCGCCGTATGATGCAGGAAGTTCCGTCAGCGGATGTAGTTATTACGAACCCGACCCACTATGCGATTGCGCTTAAATACGATGAAAATAGTATGGATGCACCAAGAGTTGTAGCAAAGGGGACGGACTTTATTGCACAAAAGATTAAATTAATTGCAAAAGAAAACGACATCATCTTGGTGGAAAATCGCCCATTAGCGCGCGCCATGTATGACCAAGTTGAAATTGGTGAAACAGTACCTGAAGAATTTTTCAAAGCGGTAGCAGAAATTCTTGCGTATGTATACAGAATTAAACGTAAAATTTAA
- the fliM gene encoding flagellar motor switch protein FliM: MAGDVMSQSEIDALLSAISTGEMSAADMKKEDEGRKVKVYDFKRALRFSKDQIRSLTRIHENFARLLTTFFSAQLRSYVQITVASVDQIPFEEFVRSIPNMTLINVFEVPPLDGNILMEINPNIAYSMLDRLMGGTGASHSNVDNLTEIETKIMTNLFERSFDNLREAWENIAEIDPMLVELEVNPQFLQMISPNETVVVISLNTIIGETTGMINICIPHVVLEPIVPNLSVRYWMQTNTKEISPEQTQMLEMRVKQARLPVVAELGSSDITIEDFLSMTIGDVIQLDQKIKDPLVLKVGNLPKFTVQPGKLNKKMAIQIIDPLEGGDENE; the protein is encoded by the coding sequence ATGGCAGGAGATGTAATGTCCCAATCCGAAATTGATGCGCTGTTATCAGCGATATCAACGGGGGAAATGTCAGCAGCTGACATGAAAAAAGAAGATGAAGGTCGAAAAGTAAAAGTATATGACTTTAAACGAGCTCTTCGCTTCTCAAAAGATCAAATCCGAAGTTTGACCCGAATACATGAAAATTTTGCACGGTTATTAACGACATTTTTCTCTGCGCAGTTAAGAAGCTATGTCCAAATTACCGTTGCATCCGTAGACCAAATACCATTTGAGGAGTTTGTTCGCTCGATTCCTAATATGACTTTAATAAATGTATTTGAAGTGCCGCCATTAGATGGTAATATTTTAATGGAAATTAATCCAAACATTGCGTACTCCATGCTAGACCGTTTGATGGGTGGAACTGGAGCGAGTCATAGCAATGTTGATAATTTGACGGAAATTGAAACGAAAATTATGACGAACTTATTTGAACGTTCATTTGATAATTTACGAGAGGCATGGGAAAATATTGCTGAAATTGACCCGATGCTAGTTGAACTTGAGGTAAATCCACAGTTCTTACAAATGATTTCACCAAATGAAACCGTGGTTGTTATTTCGTTGAATACAATTATCGGTGAAACAACGGGTATGATTAATATTTGTATACCGCATGTAGTATTAGAACCGATTGTGCCAAATCTTTCTGTTCGATACTGGATGCAAACAAATACGAAAGAAATCTCTCCGGAACAAACGCAAATGCTTGAAATGCGCGTAAAGCAAGCTAGGTTACCAGTTGTAGCAGAGCTCGGTAGTTCTGATATTACAATTGAAGATTTTCTATCAATGACGATAGGAGATGTTATACAATTAGATCAGAAAATAAAAGACCCACTTGTTCTAAAAGTCGGGAATTTACCGAAATTTACGGTGCAGCCAGGTAAATTAAATAAAAAAATGGCTATCCAGATTATCGACCCTTTGGAAGGAGGAGACGAAAATGAGTGA
- the flhA gene encoding flagellar biosynthesis protein FlhA, translated as MQIRDIGVLAAVIMIVAMLIIPLPTWLLSFLIIINMTLALLVLLTAMNMKEALEFSIFPTVILLLTLFRLGLSVSTTRAILAYGHAGDVVETFGNFVTGGNILVGLVIFLLLVIIQFIVITKGAERVAEVAARFTLDAMPGKQMSIDADLNAGVISEKEARERRNKVSGEADFYGAMDGATKFVKGDAIASIIMVGINLLFGMIIGMAQQGLSFGDAAMRFSILTVGDGLVSQIPALLMSTATGIVVTRATSEGNLGADITKQLFAQSKLLYVAGGTIFLLGLFTPIPFWITIPISAALIIGAYLMDHKKEETPEELLEFEEEVASDTMKSPENVVNLLNVDPIEFEFGYGLIPLVDAGQGGDLLDRVVMIRRQLALELGIVIPVVRIRDNIQLQPNEYRIKIKGNELAKGELLLDHYLAMSPGDDNSIDGIDTIEPSFGLPAKWISEQVKEDAEILGYTVVDPPSVVSTHLTEMIRANAHELLGRQETKQLLDHLRETYPILVDELTPNPLSIGEVQKVLARLLRENVSIRNLPIIFETLADYAKLTSDTDILTEYVRQALARQITSQFVNGQPSLKVITVSGKVEKLVSDSIQQTDHGNYLAMDPQESQFVLEAIAKEVERVSFTEQSPLILCSPGVRMYIRQLTERYFPQIPILSYNELDAAVEIQSVGVVNVE; from the coding sequence ATGCAAATACGCGATATAGGGGTTTTAGCTGCGGTAATTATGATCGTAGCGATGCTCATTATCCCTCTACCTACATGGCTATTAAGCTTTTTAATTATTATTAATATGACATTAGCATTATTAGTTCTATTAACGGCTATGAATATGAAAGAAGCGTTAGAATTCTCAATCTTTCCAACCGTTATTTTACTACTAACACTATTCCGTCTAGGCTTAAGTGTATCGACTACTCGTGCTATTTTAGCCTACGGGCATGCCGGTGATGTAGTAGAAACTTTCGGTAACTTCGTAACAGGTGGTAACATTTTAGTTGGTTTAGTAATTTTCTTGCTTTTAGTTATTATTCAGTTCATCGTAATAACGAAAGGTGCGGAGCGTGTTGCTGAAGTTGCCGCACGTTTCACATTAGATGCCATGCCTGGTAAACAAATGAGTATCGATGCGGATTTAAATGCTGGGGTCATTTCGGAAAAAGAAGCTCGTGAACGTCGTAATAAAGTATCTGGTGAAGCAGACTTCTATGGAGCGATGGACGGGGCAACGAAATTTGTTAAAGGGGATGCCATCGCCTCAATTATCATGGTTGGGATTAACTTACTTTTCGGTATGATTATCGGTATGGCACAGCAAGGGCTTTCGTTTGGTGATGCAGCGATGAGATTCTCAATTCTAACAGTCGGGGATGGGCTAGTTTCGCAAATTCCCGCATTATTAATGTCAACTGCCACTGGTATCGTTGTTACTCGTGCCACTTCTGAAGGTAATTTAGGTGCGGATATTACAAAGCAATTATTTGCTCAGTCTAAACTGCTTTATGTTGCTGGGGGTACGATTTTCTTACTTGGTTTATTCACACCAATTCCTTTTTGGATTACAATTCCAATTTCAGCAGCTCTGATAATCGGTGCCTACCTGATGGATCATAAAAAAGAGGAAACACCAGAAGAGTTATTGGAGTTTGAAGAAGAAGTTGCATCCGATACGATGAAGAGTCCAGAAAATGTTGTAAATTTATTAAATGTAGATCCAATTGAATTTGAGTTTGGCTATGGCTTAATTCCATTAGTGGATGCAGGACAGGGTGGAGATTTACTTGACCGCGTTGTTATGATTCGCAGACAGCTAGCTCTTGAACTTGGGATTGTTATACCAGTTGTGCGTATTCGCGATAATATTCAGCTTCAGCCGAATGAATATCGTATTAAAATTAAAGGTAATGAACTGGCAAAAGGGGAGCTTTTACTCGATCACTATTTAGCAATGAGTCCAGGAGACGATAATTCAATTGATGGGATTGATACAATTGAGCCATCATTCGGACTTCCTGCAAAATGGATTTCAGAGCAAGTGAAAGAAGATGCCGAAATTCTCGGTTATACAGTTGTGGACCCACCTAGTGTCGTATCAACACATTTAACAGAAATGATTCGAGCAAATGCGCACGAGTTACTCGGTCGTCAAGAAACGAAACAATTACTCGATCATTTACGCGAAACATATCCGATTTTAGTAGACGAATTAACGCCAAACCCATTATCAATCGGTGAAGTACAAAAAGTATTGGCAAGGTTGCTACGTGAAAATGTATCAATAAGAAACTTACCGATTATATTTGAAACATTAGCGGATTATGCAAAGTTAACGAGCGATACCGATATTTTAACAGAGTATGTAAGACAAGCACTGGCGCGTCAAATTACATCTCAGTTTGTGAATGGTCAGCCATCGCTAAAGGTTATTACAGTATCGGGGAAAGTAGAAAAGCTTGTTTCAGACAGTATTCAACAAACGGATCATGGAAATTATTTAGCGATGGATCCACAAGAATCACAATTTGTACTAGAGGCAATTGCAAAAGAAGTGGAACGTGTATCTTTTACAGAACAATCACCACTTATTTTATGCTCTCCAGGTGTACGCATGTATATAAGACAGTTAACGGAGCGTTATTTCCCTCAAATTCCAATATTATCTTACAATGAGTTGGACGCGGCCGTAGAAATTCAAAGTGTTGGGGTGGTGAATGTTGAATGA
- the fliL gene encoding flagellar basal body-associated protein FliL codes for MKNNKLLTIMLIILVTITLIGVIVFVLLTQLNKEPVSAELTIDEIVLASVDVPELTTNLADKRIVRLQLKIQTSNEDAAAELTKRDFQTNNIIIQELSEMTQENLEGKQGKIAFQNAIKAQLNELMQEGEVQQVYITSYIIQ; via the coding sequence ATGAAGAATAATAAACTTTTAACAATTATGCTCATCATTTTAGTGACGATTACATTAATCGGTGTAATTGTGTTTGTGTTATTAACACAATTAAACAAAGAACCTGTTTCAGCTGAACTAACAATTGATGAGATTGTATTAGCATCAGTGGATGTTCCGGAACTAACAACAAATTTAGCTGACAAGCGTATCGTTCGCTTACAACTTAAAATCCAAACTTCAAATGAAGACGCAGCGGCGGAGTTAACAAAACGTGATTTCCAAACGAATAACATTATTATTCAAGAATTATCGGAAATGACACAAGAAAACTTAGAAGGCAAACAAGGGAAAATTGCTTTCCAAAATGCTATAAAAGCTCAATTAAATGAATTGATGCAAGAAGGTGAAGTACAACAAGTATACATAACCTCCTACATCATTCAATAA